The genomic region AAGTCGCACTGCCACTGAATCAAAAGAAGCAAAAGAAGAAAATGTAATTCTGTTTTCACCTACGGTGACTATCGAAGATGTCGTTTCAGCCTTAAATTCAATTGGGGCTACTCCAGAGGATTTAATCGCTATACTTCAGGCAATTAAAACCGCTGGCGCCTTGCACGCAGAAATTATTATCATGTAGGAGGAACAATGTTAAATAATATACCACCAATTGGGTTATTAAATAATAATCTTAATAAATTTATTCCCAGAAGTAACCAATCAAATGATTTTATGACTACACTTAAAAGTGCTGAGGATAAAGAAAAGGCAAAGGCAAGATTAAAAGAAGTAAGTTATGAGATGGAGTCTATTTTTATCAATCAATTACTAAAAGAGATGCGTAAATCTATTCACAAAACCAATCTTTTTCATGCCGGTTTTTCAGAAGAGGTTTTTGAAGATATGTTATATGATGAATATGCAAAATTAATGGCTAAATCAGACCAATTTGGTTTATCCAAGCAAATTTATGACCAGTTAAGTAAATATTTGTGAACGCAATTTTGTTAATAAGATTCAAGTTTAATGGGACGCAGATTTACTCAGATTATCAGGATATTAAAATATAAAATCCTGTAAATCTGCGTTCATCTGCGTCCCAAAAAAGAAATTCCTATACTATCAAAAATACCAAAATCCCTTTTTGCACAAGAAGTTTATTTTTTGCCTGTTCAAAAACAATAGAATGTTGACTATCTAAAACCTCTGCGGTAACTTCTTCCCCACGGTGAGCGGGAAGACAGTGCATTAACAGACAATCATCTTTTGCAGAATTAAGCATAGCACTATTTACTTGATACGGTGCAAAAATCTTCTTTCTTGTTTCTTCTTCTTCCTCTTGCCCCATACTTGTCCAGACATCCGTATAAATTATATCTGCCTCACGAGCCGCCTCTAATGGGTCGTGGATGATTTTTATTTGACTTTTTGAGTTTGCGGAAATTTCCTTTGCCCGAGAAATTATTTCTTGTTCAGGCATATATTCAGATGGAGTCGCCACCGTGATATTCATTCCCATCATTGCTGAGATTAAAATTAAACTGCGAGAAATATTATTTGCACCATCACCAATAAAAGTTAAATTTAACCCCGTAATCTTCCCTTTCTTTTTCCAGATAGTATAGACATCAGATAATGCCTGGCAGGGATGAAATTGGTCTGATAAAGCATTAATTACCGGGACAGAGGCATATTTAGCCAGGAGTTCAACATCTTTATGAGCGTAAGTTCTGGCAATAATTAACTGGACATATTGTGAGAGTGTTTTGCTAATATCTTCAATAGGTTCTCTTATTCCGAGTTGAATTTCATCCTGGCGTAAGAATATTGCCTGACCACCTAATTGGTGGATGGCAACTTCAAAAGAAATCCTGGTTCTTGTGGATGGTTTTTGGAAGATTAAGGCAATAGATTTATTAGCCAGCGGAAGATATTTTTCCCCACTCTGGTCTTTCTTTAATATGGAATCCGTTAGTTCAAATATCCATCGGACATCCGCAACATCTAAATCAGTCACAGATAATAAATCCCGCTTTCCCATTTTAATTCTCCTTTTTTTGCCACAAAGAAATGTAACCGTTCAGGTAATCCTTTACCGCAGAGACGCAAGAGTTTACAGAGAAAATATGGAAATAAATCAGATAACAGAAAAGATTATTGGTGTAGCCATTGAAATACATAGGACCTGCTTGCCGAATGTTCAGCCGGCAAACCAGATTTGTTAATCCATCCCTGATTTTCATCAGGGCAAGTTTAATGTTGTTGGACTCAAGAGTTTGCACTGATGAAAATCAGGGATGTTAAGCCTATCGTCCATAAATTTTAATTTTCTTCTCTGCGTCTCTGTGTCTCTGCGGTGAAAAAATCACTTTATCCAGTATTTTTACGGCTTCATCTACATCCTGTTTGGTCACAATTAATGGTGGTAATAACCGCAAAACCTTTTCTACGGTGCAATTAATAATTAATCCAT from bacterium harbors:
- a CDS encoding rod-binding protein, whose translation is MLNNIPPIGLLNNNLNKFIPRSNQSNDFMTTLKSAEDKEKAKARLKEVSYEMESIFINQLLKEMRKSIHKTNLFHAGFSEEVFEDMLYDEYAKLMAKSDQFGLSKQIYDQLSKYL
- the argF gene encoding ornithine carbamoyltransferase; its protein translation is MGKRDLLSVTDLDVADVRWIFELTDSILKKDQSGEKYLPLANKSIALIFQKPSTRTRISFEVAIHQLGGQAIFLRQDEIQLGIREPIEDISKTLSQYVQLIIARTYAHKDVELLAKYASVPVINALSDQFHPCQALSDVYTIWKKKGKITGLNLTFIGDGANNISRSLILISAMMGMNITVATPSEYMPEQEIISRAKEISANSKSQIKIIHDPLEAAREADIIYTDVWTSMGQEEEEETRKKIFAPYQVNSAMLNSAKDDCLLMHCLPAHRGEEVTAEVLDSQHSIVFEQAKNKLLVQKGILVFLIV